One Mycobacterium kubicae genomic window carries:
- a CDS encoding class I SAM-dependent methyltransferase gives MTGPSSSRRIDFDALYRGESPGEGLPAVQTPPWDTKEPKENVIAWMAEGLIHGDVLDIGCGLGDNAIYLAKNGYRVTGLDISATALATARQRAQDAGVQVTFAVADSTKLDGYTDAFDTVIDSGMFHCLDDDGKRSYAAAVHRATRPGATLLLSCFSDANLADEEWPRPAVSEQTLREVLGDAGWQITSLEPSTWRRELDGTEVEMSFWYLRAQRVDADETGEQPGL, from the coding sequence ATGACGGGTCCGAGCTCTTCACGGCGTATTGACTTCGATGCCCTCTATCGCGGCGAAAGTCCCGGCGAAGGCCTTCCGGCGGTGCAGACACCACCGTGGGACACCAAGGAACCGAAAGAGAACGTCATCGCCTGGATGGCCGAGGGCTTGATTCACGGCGACGTCCTCGACATCGGCTGCGGGCTCGGCGACAACGCCATCTACCTGGCCAAAAACGGGTACCGGGTGACCGGACTCGACATCTCGGCGACCGCGCTGGCCACCGCGCGCCAGCGCGCCCAGGACGCCGGAGTGCAGGTGACGTTTGCGGTCGCGGACTCGACCAAGCTCGACGGCTACACCGATGCCTTCGACACCGTGATCGACAGCGGCATGTTCCATTGCCTCGACGACGACGGCAAGCGCAGCTACGCCGCGGCCGTCCACCGCGCGACCAGGCCGGGGGCCACCCTGCTGCTCAGTTGTTTCTCCGACGCCAATCTCGCCGACGAAGAGTGGCCGCGCCCCGCGGTGTCGGAGCAGACGCTGCGCGAGGTTTTGGGCGACGCCGGTTGGCAGATCACCTCGCTGGAGCCCAGCACGTGGCGTCGGGAACTGGACGGGACCGAGGTCGAGATGTCGTTCTGGTACCTACGCGCTCAGCGCGTCGACGCGGATGAGACCGGAGAGCAGCCCGGCCTCTAG
- the pyrR gene encoding bifunctional pyr operon transcriptional regulator/uracil phosphoribosyltransferase PyrR translates to MGAAPRELMSAADVGRTISRMAHQIIEKTALDGGDSPRVVLLGIPTRGVLLADRLAANIGEYSGVAVDHGALDITLYRDDLMIKPPRPLEATSIPAGGIDDALVILVDDVLYSGRSVRSALDALRDVGRPRAVQLAVLVDRGHRELPVRADYVGKNVPTSRTESVHVQLSEHDGRDGVVIERDAS, encoded by the coding sequence ATGGGTGCTGCACCCCGAGAATTGATGTCAGCGGCCGACGTCGGTCGGACCATTTCCCGCATGGCACATCAGATCATCGAGAAAACCGCGCTGGACGGCGGAGATTCGCCGCGCGTGGTGTTGCTCGGCATTCCGACCCGAGGGGTGCTGCTGGCCGATCGGCTGGCTGCCAACATCGGCGAATACAGCGGCGTCGCGGTCGACCACGGCGCGCTGGACATCACGCTGTATCGCGACGACCTGATGATCAAGCCGCCCCGGCCGCTGGAAGCCACCTCCATCCCCGCCGGGGGCATCGACGACGCACTGGTGATCCTCGTCGACGACGTGCTCTACTCGGGCCGCTCGGTGCGCTCGGCCCTGGACGCGCTGCGCGACGTGGGCCGGCCGCGGGCGGTGCAACTGGCCGTGCTGGTCGACCGCGGTCACCGCGAACTGCCGGTGCGCGCCGACTACGTCGGCAAGAACGTTCCCACTTCCCGCACCGAAAGTGTGCACGTGCAACTCAGCGAGCACGACGGCCGCGACGGTGTCGTCATCGAGCGGGATGCGTCATGA
- a CDS encoding aspartate carbamoyltransferase catalytic subunit encodes MSRHLLAAGDLTRDEAIAILDDADRFAQALVGREIKKLPTLRGRTVVTMFYENSTRTRVSFEVAGKWMSADVINVSAAGSSVGKGESLRDTALTLRAAGADALIIRHPASGAAHLLAEWTATKDGGPCVINAGDGTHEHPTQALLDALTIRQRLGAIEGRRIVIVGDILHSRVARSNVMLLHTLGAEVVLVAPPTLLPVGVQDWPVTVAGDFDAELPAADAVLMLRVQAERMNGGFFPSVREYSTRYGLSARRQALLPGHAVVLHPGPMLRGMEISSSVADSSQSAVLQQVSNGVHVRMAVLFHVLVGTESAGKEGAA; translated from the coding sequence ATGAGCAGGCACCTGCTCGCCGCCGGCGACTTGACCCGCGACGAGGCCATCGCCATCCTCGACGACGCCGATCGCTTCGCCCAGGCGTTGGTGGGCCGGGAGATCAAGAAGCTTCCGACGCTGCGCGGTCGCACCGTCGTCACGATGTTCTACGAGAACTCCACCCGCACCCGGGTGTCGTTCGAGGTGGCCGGCAAGTGGATGAGCGCCGACGTGATCAACGTCAGTGCGGCCGGATCCTCGGTGGGCAAGGGCGAATCGCTGCGCGACACCGCCCTGACCCTGCGCGCGGCCGGCGCGGACGCGCTGATCATCCGCCACCCCGCCTCCGGGGCGGCGCACCTGCTGGCCGAGTGGACCGCGACGAAAGACGGCGGCCCCTGTGTGATCAATGCCGGTGACGGCACCCACGAGCACCCCACCCAGGCGCTACTGGATGCCCTGACCATCCGGCAACGGCTCGGGGCCATCGAAGGCCGGCGCATCGTGATCGTCGGGGACATCCTGCACAGCCGGGTCGCCCGCTCCAACGTCATGCTGCTGCACACCCTCGGGGCCGAGGTGGTGCTGGTGGCGCCGCCGACACTGCTGCCGGTCGGCGTCCAGGACTGGCCGGTGACCGTCGCGGGTGACTTCGACGCCGAACTGCCCGCCGCCGACGCGGTGCTGATGCTGCGCGTGCAGGCCGAGCGGATGAACGGTGGGTTCTTCCCGTCGGTGCGTGAATACTCCACCCGCTACGGGCTTTCCGCGCGGCGCCAGGCACTGCTGCCCGGCCACGCGGTGGTCCTGCACCCGGGCCCGATGCTGCGCGGCATGGAGATCTCCTCTTCGGTGGCCGACTCGTCGCAATCGGCGGTGCTGCAACAGGTTTCCAACGGTGTGCACGTGCGCATGGCGGTGTTGTTCCATGTGCTGGTCGGGACCGAATCGGCCGGGAAAGAGGGGGCGGCATGA
- a CDS encoding dihydroorotase, translating into MSVLLRGVRLYGEGDQVDVLVDSDGYAGQIADIGPNLAIPELADVIDATGQVLLPGFVDLHTHLREPGREYAEDIETGSAAAALGGYTAVFAMANTDPVADTPVVTDHVWHRGQQVGLVDVHPVGAVTVGLAGVELTEMGMMNAGVAQVRMFSDDGICVHDPLVMRRALEYATGLGVLIAQHAEEPRLTVGAVAHEGPAAARLGLAGWPRAAEESIVARDALLARDAGARVHICHASTAGTVEIVRWAKEQGISITAEVTPHHLLLDDSRLASYDGANRVNPPLREADDAVALRQALADGVIDCVATDHAPHAEHEKCVEFSAARPGMLGLQTALSVVVQTMVEPGLLTWRDVARVMSENPARIVGLPDQGRPLEVGEPANLTVVDPDATWTVAGADLASRSANTPFESMTLPATVTATLLRGKVTARDGKSPA; encoded by the coding sequence ATGAGCGTGCTGCTACGCGGGGTGCGGCTCTACGGTGAGGGCGACCAAGTCGACGTGCTCGTCGACAGTGACGGGTACGCCGGTCAGATCGCCGACATCGGCCCGAATCTGGCGATCCCGGAACTGGCCGACGTCATCGACGCCACCGGACAGGTCCTGCTGCCCGGGTTCGTCGATCTGCACACCCATCTGCGCGAGCCCGGCCGCGAATACGCTGAAGACATCGAAACCGGCTCGGCCGCAGCCGCTTTGGGCGGATACACGGCGGTGTTCGCGATGGCCAACACCGACCCGGTCGCCGACACGCCGGTGGTCACCGACCACGTGTGGCACCGCGGTCAGCAGGTCGGGCTGGTCGACGTGCATCCGGTCGGCGCGGTCACGGTCGGCTTGGCCGGGGTCGAGCTGACCGAGATGGGCATGATGAACGCCGGTGTGGCCCAGGTTCGGATGTTCTCCGACGACGGCATCTGTGTGCACGACCCGCTGGTGATGCGCCGGGCGCTGGAGTACGCCACCGGCCTGGGGGTGCTGATCGCCCAGCACGCCGAGGAGCCCCGGCTGACCGTCGGCGCCGTCGCGCACGAGGGTCCTGCGGCCGCGCGGCTGGGGCTGGCGGGCTGGCCGCGGGCCGCCGAGGAGTCGATCGTGGCCCGCGACGCACTGCTGGCCCGTGACGCCGGCGCGCGGGTGCACATCTGTCACGCCTCCACGGCCGGCACCGTGGAGATCGTCAGATGGGCCAAGGAGCAGGGCATTTCCATCACCGCGGAGGTGACCCCGCATCATCTGCTGCTCGACGACAGCAGACTGGCCAGCTACGACGGGGCCAACCGGGTCAACCCGCCGCTGCGCGAGGCCGACGACGCGGTCGCGCTGCGCCAAGCGCTGGCCGACGGTGTAATCGACTGTGTGGCCACCGATCACGCCCCGCATGCCGAACACGAGAAGTGCGTCGAGTTCTCCGCCGCACGCCCCGGCATGCTGGGACTGCAGACGGCGTTGTCGGTGGTGGTGCAGACCATGGTGGAGCCCGGACTGCTGACCTGGCGCGATGTCGCCCGGGTGATGAGCGAGAACCCCGCACGCATCGTCGGCTTGCCCGACCAGGGCCGGCCGCTGGAAGTGGGGGAGCCGGCCAACCTCACCGTGGTCGATCCCGACGCCACCTGGACCGTCGCCGGGGCCGATCTGGCCAGCCGGTCGGCCAACACACCCTTCGAATCGATGACCCTGCCCGCCACCGTCACCGCGACGCTGCTGCGCGGAAAGGTCACGGCCCGTGACGGAAAGAGCCCCGCATGA
- a CDS encoding transporter, translated as MNSGTLVGSLIFAGIVVIAIAVVIQLMMLGWRRRGERQQELIGTLPTVPDVVGGALGVSRGLYVGSTLAPAWNERVTAGDLGYRSKAVLTRYPEGILMERIRAQPIWIPQESITAIRTERGIAGKVAARNGILAIRWRLPAGVEIDTGFRANNRSEYEEWLDGQPEGVA; from the coding sequence ATGAATTCAGGCACACTGGTGGGGTCGCTGATCTTCGCGGGGATCGTGGTGATCGCCATCGCCGTCGTGATTCAGCTGATGATGCTCGGCTGGCGGCGTCGGGGTGAGCGGCAACAAGAGCTGATCGGCACGCTGCCCACCGTGCCCGATGTCGTGGGTGGGGCGCTGGGCGTCAGCCGCGGCCTCTATGTCGGCTCCACCCTGGCGCCGGCCTGGAACGAGCGGGTCACCGCCGGCGATCTCGGCTACCGCAGCAAGGCCGTGCTCACCCGCTACCCCGAGGGCATCTTGATGGAACGCATTCGGGCCCAACCGATCTGGATACCGCAGGAGTCGATCACCGCGATCCGCACCGAACGGGGGATCGCCGGCAAGGTCGCCGCCCGCAACGGCATCCTGGCGATCCGGTGGCGGCTGCCCGCGGGTGTCGAGATCGACACCGGGTTCCGCGCGAACAACCGCAGCGAATACGAGGAGTGGCTGGACGGCCAGCCGGAGGGAGTCGCGTGA
- the carA gene encoding glutamine-hydrolyzing carbamoyl-phosphate synthase small subunit, whose amino-acid sequence MTDHNRALLVLEDGRIFTGTPFGAIGQTLGEAVFSTGMSGYQETLTDPSYHRQIVVATAPQIGNTGWNGEDAESRGDKIWVAGYAVRDPSPQPSNWRASGTLEDELVRQHIVGIAGIDTRAVVRHLRSRGSMKAGIFSGPALADSDELVGRVRSQESMLGADLAGEVSTPEIYVVEPEGPQRFNVVALDLGIKTNTPRNFARRGIRSHVLPASAGFDQIADIKPDGVFLSNGPGDPATADHVVALTQEVLNAGIPLFGICFGNQILGRALGLSTYKMVFGHRGINIPVMDHATGRVAVTSQNHGFALEGEAGQSFDTPFGTAIVSHTCANDGVVEGVRLQDGRAFSVQYHPEAAAGPHDAEYLFDQFIDLMAGEHR is encoded by the coding sequence GTGACAGACCACAACCGGGCCCTACTGGTGCTCGAGGACGGCCGCATCTTCACCGGGACGCCCTTCGGCGCCATCGGTCAGACGCTGGGCGAAGCCGTCTTCAGCACCGGCATGTCCGGCTACCAGGAGACGCTGACCGATCCGAGCTATCACCGTCAGATCGTGGTGGCGACCGCCCCGCAGATCGGCAACACCGGATGGAACGGCGAAGACGCCGAAAGCCGCGGCGACAAGATCTGGGTTGCCGGCTACGCGGTGCGCGACCCGTCGCCGCAGCCCTCCAACTGGCGCGCCAGCGGCACCCTGGAAGACGAACTGGTCCGCCAGCACATCGTCGGCATCGCCGGTATCGACACCCGGGCGGTGGTGCGCCACCTGCGCAGCCGGGGCTCGATGAAGGCGGGGATATTCTCCGGCCCGGCGCTTGCCGATTCCGACGAGCTCGTAGGGCGGGTCCGGTCTCAAGAGTCCATGCTGGGCGCCGATCTGGCCGGTGAAGTCAGCACACCCGAGATCTACGTCGTGGAACCCGAAGGGCCGCAACGGTTCAACGTGGTCGCACTGGACCTGGGCATCAAGACCAACACGCCGCGCAACTTCGCCCGGCGCGGGATCCGCAGCCATGTGCTGCCCGCCTCGGCCGGCTTTGACCAGATCGCCGACATCAAGCCGGACGGGGTGTTCCTGTCCAACGGACCCGGTGACCCCGCCACCGCCGACCATGTCGTCGCCTTGACCCAGGAGGTGCTGAACGCCGGAATCCCGTTGTTCGGCATCTGTTTTGGCAACCAGATCCTGGGCCGCGCGCTGGGACTGTCCACCTACAAGATGGTGTTCGGTCATCGCGGGATCAACATCCCGGTGATGGACCACGCCACCGGCCGGGTCGCGGTCACCTCCCAGAATCACGGGTTCGCACTGGAAGGCGAGGCCGGGCAGTCCTTCGACACACCGTTCGGCACGGCGATCGTCAGTCACACCTGCGCCAACGACGGGGTCGTGGAGGGAGTGAGACTGCAGGACGGACGCGCGTTCTCCGTGCAGTACCACCCGGAGGCCGCCGCCGGCCCGCACGACGCGGAGTACCTGTTCGACCAGTTCATCGACCTGATGGCGGGCGAGCACCGATGA
- the carB gene encoding carbamoyl-phosphate synthase large subunit: protein MPRRTDLRHVLVIGSGPIIIGQAAEFDYSGTQACRVLRAEGLQVSLINSNPATIMTDPEYADFTYVEPITPAFVEKVIAQQAERGNKIDALLATLGGQTALNTAVALYENGALDRYGVELIGADFDAIQRGEDRQRFKDIVAKVGGESARSRVCFTMDEVRETVEELGLPVVVRPSFTMGGLGSGMAQSAEEVDRMAGAGLAASPSANVLIEESIFGWKEFELELMRDGHDNVVVVCSIENLDPMGVHTGDSVTVAPAMTLTDREYQRMRDLGIAILREVGVDTGGCNIQFAIDPRDGRLIVVEMNPRVSRSSALASKATGFPIAKIAAKLAIGYTLDEIVNDITKETPACFEPTLDYVVVKAPRFAFEKFPGADATLTTTMKSVGEAMSLGRNFVEALGKVMRSLETSRAGFWTKPDPDGAVDDVLKRLQTPTEGRLYDLELALRLGASIERVAEASGVDPWFVAQIGQLVKLRAEVAAAPVLDADLLRRAKHNGLSDRQIAALRPELAGEDGVRSLRERLGVHPVYKTVDTCAAEFEAKTPYHYSSYELDPAAETEVAPQTEKPKVLILGSGPNRIGQGIEFDYSCVHAATTLSQAGFETVMVNCNPETVSTDYDTADRLYFEPLTFEDVLEVFRAEEQSGAGGPGVAGVIVQLGGQTPLGLAQRLADAGVPIVGTPPEAIDLAEDRGAFGDVLHTAGLPAPKYGTATTFAQAQRIAADIGYPVLVRPSYVLGGRGMEIVYDEETLKGYITRATELSPEHPVLVDRFLEDAVEIDVDALCDGTEVYIGGIMEHIEEAGIHSGDSACALPPVTLGRSDIEKVRTATEAIAHGIGVVGLLNVQYALKDDVLYVLEANPRASRTVPFVSKATAVPLAKACSRIMLGASIAQLREEGMLVAAGDGANAAPDAPIAVKEAVLPFHRFRRIDGAAIDSLLGPEMKSTGEVMGIDRDFGTAFAKSQTAAYGSLPADGTVFVSVANRDKRSLVFPVKRLADLGFRVLATEGTAEMLRRNGIPCDEVRKHFEGPQQGRPALSAVDAIRAGEVDMVINTPYGNSGPRIDGYEIRSAAVAVNIPCVTTVQGASAAVQGIEAGIRGDIGVLSLQELHRALGSRSDG, encoded by the coding sequence GTGCCGCGTCGCACCGACTTGCGCCACGTGCTGGTGATCGGCTCGGGGCCGATCATCATTGGCCAGGCGGCCGAATTCGACTACTCCGGTACCCAGGCCTGCCGGGTGCTGCGTGCCGAGGGCCTGCAGGTCAGCCTGATCAACTCCAACCCGGCCACCATCATGACCGACCCGGAGTACGCCGACTTCACCTACGTCGAACCGATCACGCCGGCGTTCGTGGAGAAGGTGATCGCCCAACAAGCTGAGCGCGGCAACAAAATCGACGCGCTGCTGGCCACCCTGGGCGGGCAGACCGCGCTGAACACCGCCGTCGCTCTGTACGAGAACGGGGCGCTGGACCGCTACGGCGTCGAACTCATCGGTGCCGACTTCGACGCGATCCAGCGCGGCGAGGACCGCCAGCGGTTCAAAGACATCGTCGCCAAGGTCGGTGGTGAATCCGCCCGCAGCCGAGTGTGTTTCACCATGGACGAGGTCCGCGAAACGGTCGAGGAACTGGGTCTGCCGGTGGTCGTGCGGCCCAGCTTCACCATGGGCGGGCTGGGTTCGGGCATGGCGCAATCGGCCGAGGAGGTCGACCGGATGGCCGGGGCCGGGCTGGCCGCCAGCCCCAGCGCCAATGTCTTGATCGAAGAGTCGATCTTCGGCTGGAAGGAATTCGAACTCGAGCTGATGCGCGACGGCCACGACAACGTGGTGGTGGTGTGCTCGATCGAAAACCTCGACCCGATGGGCGTGCACACCGGTGACTCGGTCACCGTCGCGCCGGCCATGACGCTGACCGACCGGGAATACCAGCGCATGCGCGACCTCGGCATCGCGATCCTGCGCGAAGTCGGCGTGGACACCGGCGGCTGCAACATCCAGTTCGCGATCGACCCGCGCGACGGCCGGCTGATCGTCGTCGAGATGAATCCCCGGGTATCCCGCTCCAGTGCGCTGGCGTCCAAGGCGACCGGCTTCCCGATCGCCAAGATCGCCGCCAAGCTGGCCATCGGCTACACCCTCGACGAGATCGTCAACGACATCACCAAGGAAACCCCAGCGTGTTTCGAACCCACGCTGGACTACGTCGTGGTCAAGGCGCCGCGGTTCGCCTTCGAGAAGTTCCCGGGTGCCGATGCGACGCTGACCACCACGATGAAGTCTGTCGGGGAGGCGATGTCGTTGGGCCGCAACTTCGTTGAAGCGCTCGGCAAGGTGATGCGGTCACTGGAGACCAGCCGCGCCGGGTTCTGGACGAAGCCGGATCCCGACGGCGCCGTCGACGACGTCCTCAAACGACTCCAGACCCCGACCGAAGGCCGGCTCTACGACCTGGAACTGGCGTTGCGACTGGGCGCATCCATCGAGCGGGTCGCCGAAGCCAGCGGGGTGGATCCGTGGTTCGTCGCCCAGATCGGCCAGCTGGTCAAGCTCCGCGCCGAGGTGGCCGCCGCACCCGTGCTGGACGCCGACCTGCTGCGCCGCGCCAAGCACAACGGACTCTCCGACCGCCAAATCGCCGCGCTGCGCCCGGAATTGGCCGGGGAAGACGGGGTGCGGTCGCTGCGCGAGCGGCTCGGCGTCCACCCGGTGTACAAGACGGTGGACACCTGCGCCGCGGAATTCGAGGCCAAGACGCCGTATCACTACAGCAGCTATGAACTCGACCCGGCCGCCGAGACCGAGGTCGCCCCGCAGACCGAGAAGCCCAAGGTGCTGATCCTGGGTTCCGGGCCCAACCGCATCGGGCAGGGCATCGAGTTCGATTACAGCTGCGTGCACGCGGCAACGACGTTGTCGCAAGCCGGGTTCGAGACCGTGATGGTCAACTGCAACCCGGAGACGGTGTCCACCGACTACGACACCGCCGACCGGCTGTATTTCGAGCCGCTCACCTTCGAGGACGTGCTCGAGGTGTTCCGCGCCGAGGAGCAGTCGGGTGCGGGCGGGCCGGGCGTCGCGGGGGTCATCGTCCAACTCGGCGGCCAGACCCCGCTGGGCCTGGCGCAGCGGCTTGCCGACGCCGGCGTTCCCATCGTCGGGACCCCGCCGGAAGCCATCGACCTCGCCGAAGACCGCGGCGCGTTCGGTGACGTGCTCCACACCGCGGGCCTTCCGGCACCCAAGTACGGCACCGCAACCACGTTCGCGCAGGCGCAGCGGATCGCCGCCGACATCGGCTATCCGGTGCTGGTGCGGCCGTCGTATGTGCTGGGCGGGCGCGGCATGGAGATCGTCTACGACGAGGAAACGCTCAAGGGCTACATCACCCGCGCTACCGAGTTGTCGCCCGAACACCCGGTGCTCGTCGACCGCTTCCTCGAAGACGCGGTCGAGATCGACGTCGACGCGCTGTGCGACGGCACCGAGGTCTACATCGGCGGCATCATGGAGCACATCGAGGAAGCCGGCATCCACTCCGGCGACTCGGCCTGCGCACTGCCCCCGGTGACGTTGGGCCGCAGCGACATCGAGAAGGTGCGCACCGCAACCGAGGCCATCGCGCACGGCATCGGGGTGGTGGGCCTGCTCAACGTCCAATACGCGCTCAAAGACGACGTGCTCTACGTCCTGGAAGCCAACCCCAGAGCCAGCCGTACCGTTCCTTTCGTATCCAAGGCCACAGCCGTTCCGCTGGCCAAGGCGTGTTCGCGAATCATGCTGGGCGCCAGCATCGCTCAGCTGCGCGAGGAGGGGATGCTGGTGGCCGCCGGGGACGGTGCCAATGCCGCACCCGACGCCCCGATCGCGGTCAAGGAAGCGGTGCTGCCGTTTCACCGGTTCCGCCGCATCGACGGCGCGGCCATCGACTCGCTGCTCGGCCCAGAGATGAAGTCGACCGGCGAAGTCATGGGAATCGACCGCGATTTCGGCACCGCCTTCGCCAAGAGCCAAACCGCCGCCTACGGGTCGTTGCCGGCCGACGGCACGGTGTTCGTCTCGGTCGCCAACCGCGACAAGCGATCCCTGGTCTTTCCCGTCAAGCGACTGGCCGATCTGGGTTTCCGCGTTCTGGCCACCGAGGGAACCGCAGAAATGTTGCGCCGCAACGGTATTCCCTGCGACGAAGTGCGCAAGCATTTCGAGGGGCCGCAACAGGGCCGGCCCGCGTTGTCCGCGGTCGACGCCATCCGCGCCGGTGAGGTCGACATGGTGATCAACACGCCCTACGGCAATTCCGGCCCGCGCATCGACGGCTACGAAATCCGTTCTGCCGCTGTCGCTGTCAACATCCCCTGCGTCACCACCGTGCAAGGTGCCTCGGCCGCCGTGCAAGGCATCGAGGCGGGGATCCGGGGTGACATCGGTGTGCTGTCGCTGCAGGAACTGCACCGTGCGCTGGGCTCGCGGAGCGACGGTTGA
- the pyrF gene encoding orotidine-5'-phosphate decarboxylase, with protein sequence MTSFGVRLADAKSRCGPLCLGIDPHPELLRAWGLPVTADGLSAFCDICVEAYVGFAIVKPQVAFFEAYGAAGFAVLERTMAALRANGVLVLADAKRGDIGTTMAAYAAAWAADSPLAADAVTASPYLGFGSLRPLLEVATANDRGVFVLAATSNPEGATVQRAQTDGRTVAQLIVDHVAGANQAAQPAPGSIGVVVGATVFQVPDLTHIGGPVLVPGVGAQGGRPDALAGLGGAPPQHLLPAVSREVLRAGPSVADLRAAAERMRDAVAYLAG encoded by the coding sequence TTGACCAGTTTCGGCGTTCGGCTGGCCGACGCCAAATCGCGGTGCGGACCGCTGTGTCTGGGGATCGATCCGCACCCCGAACTGCTGCGCGCCTGGGGCCTGCCGGTTACGGCCGACGGGCTGTCCGCGTTCTGTGACATCTGCGTCGAGGCCTACGTCGGATTCGCCATCGTCAAACCTCAGGTCGCGTTCTTCGAGGCGTACGGAGCGGCCGGTTTTGCGGTGCTGGAACGCACCATGGCGGCGCTGCGCGCCAACGGGGTGCTGGTGCTCGCCGACGCCAAGCGCGGCGACATCGGAACCACCATGGCCGCGTACGCAGCCGCCTGGGCCGCTGACTCGCCGCTGGCCGCCGACGCCGTGACCGCCTCCCCGTACCTGGGTTTCGGGTCACTACGGCCGCTGCTGGAGGTCGCCACGGCCAATGACCGCGGCGTCTTCGTGCTGGCGGCGACGTCCAACCCGGAGGGCGCGACCGTGCAGCGCGCGCAGACCGACGGGCGCACGGTGGCCCAGTTGATCGTCGACCACGTCGCAGGCGCCAACCAGGCCGCGCAGCCCGCCCCCGGATCGATCGGCGTGGTCGTCGGAGCGACGGTGTTCCAGGTCCCCGACCTCACCCACATCGGCGGGCCGGTGCTGGTGCCCGGCGTCGGGGCGCAGGGCGGTCGGCCCGACGCGCTCGCCGGACTGGGCGGCGCACCGCCCCAACACCTCCTGCCGGCGGTGTCGCGAGAGGTGCTGCGCGCCGGCCCCAGCGTTGCTGACCTGCGCGCGGCGGCCGAACGCATGCGCGACGCCGTCGCCTACCTGGCGGGATAG
- the mihF gene encoding integration host factor, actinobacterial type, which produces MALPQLTDEQRAAALEKAAAARRARAELKDRLKRGGTNLSQVLKDAETDEVLGKMKVSALLEALPKVGKVKAQEIMTELEIAPTRRLRGLGDRQRKALLEKFGSA; this is translated from the coding sequence GTGGCCCTTCCCCAGTTGACCGACGAGCAGCGCGCGGCCGCGTTGGAGAAGGCTGCCGCCGCACGTCGAGCACGAGCAGAGCTCAAGGATCGGCTCAAGCGTGGCGGCACCAACCTCTCGCAGGTGCTGAAGGACGCCGAGACCGACGAGGTCTTGGGCAAGATGAAGGTTTCGGCGCTGCTCGAGGCCCTGCCGAAGGTGGGCAAGGTCAAGGCGCAGGAGATCATGACCGAGCTGGAAATCGCCCCCACCCGCCGCCTGCGGGGCCTGGGCGACCGTCAGCGCAAGGCGCTGCTGGAGAAGTTCGGCTCTGCCTAG
- the gmk gene encoding guanylate kinase → MSASGGPDNQRATPLGRPVTGRVVVLSGPSAVGKSTVVRCLRERIPDLHFSVSATTRAPRPGEVDGVDYHFVSPAEFQRLIDEGELLEWAEIHGGLHRSGTLAQPVRDATAAGVPVLIEVDLAGARAVKKAMPEALTVFLAPPTWADLEARLVGRGTETPEVIQRRLDTARIELAAQPDFDAVVVNSQLESACAELVSLLVGTAPEARDSSSS, encoded by the coding sequence GTGAGCGCAAGCGGGGGACCGGACAACCAACGCGCCACACCTCTCGGGCGACCCGTTACGGGTCGGGTGGTCGTGCTGTCCGGTCCCTCTGCTGTCGGTAAGTCCACAGTGGTCCGCTGTCTGCGCGAGCGGATCCCCGACCTGCACTTCAGCGTCTCAGCGACCACGCGGGCGCCGCGGCCGGGCGAGGTAGACGGCGTCGACTACCACTTCGTCAGCCCGGCTGAGTTCCAGCGCCTCATCGACGAGGGCGAGCTGCTGGAGTGGGCCGAAATTCACGGCGGATTACATCGATCGGGCACGCTGGCCCAACCGGTCCGGGACGCCACCGCGGCCGGGGTGCCGGTGCTCATTGAGGTCGACCTGGCCGGGGCCCGGGCAGTCAAGAAAGCGATGCCCGAAGCCCTCACCGTCTTCCTGGCGCCGCCCACGTGGGCGGATCTGGAAGCCAGATTGGTCGGTCGCGGCACCGAGACACCCGAGGTCATCCAGCGCCGGCTGGACACCGCGCGCATCGAATTGGCAGCTCAACCGGACTTCGATGCGGTGGTCGTCAACAGTCAATTAGAGTCTGCGTGCGCAGAATTGGTATCCTTGCTGGTGGGAACCGCTCCGGAAGCCCGAGATTCGTCCAGTTCTTAG